In a genomic window of Agarivorans albus:
- a CDS encoding ATP-binding protein, with translation MSKPNISMFRNLDLAWRHSIGLLFSLVLVVALAFWGRQSSASVAPLVTVMVAMLSIILPLSVGLMCRSFYRKKYSYTMLVFGAAFFSVSGLELCYFILNYPSFLSVQPLSSNTVAIWSGLITRGFLAAVLLICGVLLSRYERLANGGKMSIAVLAIGSVIFSFLSVAFLYVVSLPFMQVALAHLHSVLELLVTAVFAIAIAYFGWRGRWLNCTLECGVFACVCIQFILYFWPVSEDLGVNSFAVFSLSLIKLSSYLVVAVASYLELRAPAPVTTIERERRREDRLIRLMERARGKQYSWFKRSKSSISTYVTLLSGCLVVAGVTVTYLIFYFSFVASLESEREQQLSLRNAIQVERLDREISHAYEELSHLAEQSLLDGFIQQQFVDERFINVEPDFWHSRLSSDIRQLLKREKALLAAHLIVVSQGQQFEYLSVGKRIGQTLPKALLLDAEKLPDRVHAQTIRQNSQGVWYLATSVQHSDGSVAAIWLFEYRLDDLFKVSQQASSNRSSQHAETTIGPLLVFDINGERLWRSEHGRGQSTSFQASEYQRIQQLINSPVKDLPEQVVKFGSYILSIQRLPYLPSNDQEYLDLVQITDYEETIAASQMAAKQALLAAAVVIGLMVLVGWFFAHTIVAPLRYITNATLLFGERNIQVTLPDKSNDEVGVLARAIGQMTAKVDARTEQLNDEIAEHQRSQQQLSIARRDAETASQAKSDFLAMMSHEIRTPLNGILGMTQLLSASSLSEEQIEHVNTIRLSGKALLVIVNDVLDFSKVEAGKMELRLDAFSLHLTLLEVVKLFSPQAKAKHLSLHLDYPEHLPKVFIGDQGRVQQIFINLVNNAIKFTEVGTVNLSVEYSQQPGAEETVLVRVTDSGIGIADESINNLFMPFAQADSSTTRRYGGTGLGLAICQRIVSLMDGDISVTSGLGVGSEFRVSLPLQSVEDDVLSVSVTDSREQAVLSKLSGHVLLVEDTVVNQRVASHMLDSFGLKVMIARDGHEAIDLFKRWGSKLSLILMDCLMPDMDGYEATMVIRELENLAQRIPIIALTASVSLEAKQACFDAGMDDYVTKPFDRVGLYVCLRKWLNTKNASVEQTQLTSSDELSNVQYQRISTTELTKLQESMGDEFDALLQEYQKGAEAMIEELLQALKVKRYQDAVRLAHGLKSSSSYFGASSLQAQCLALEEGLKKQPILDEHIALAAGLFETLSETMLEIEQHIRLYSK, from the coding sequence ATGTCTAAACCTAACATCAGCATGTTTCGCAATTTAGATTTAGCATGGCGGCACAGCATTGGCTTGCTATTTTCGCTGGTGTTGGTGGTAGCTCTGGCCTTTTGGGGGCGCCAGTCTTCAGCGTCAGTGGCTCCCTTAGTTACTGTTATGGTGGCGATGCTTAGCATTATTTTGCCGCTTTCTGTTGGCTTAATGTGCCGCAGTTTTTACCGTAAGAAATACAGTTACACGATGTTGGTTTTTGGCGCCGCCTTTTTCTCGGTGTCGGGTTTAGAGCTTTGCTACTTTATTCTCAACTATCCCTCCTTTTTAAGTGTTCAGCCACTATCTTCGAATACTGTAGCGATATGGTCTGGGCTGATTACACGTGGCTTTTTAGCTGCTGTGTTGCTCATTTGCGGGGTGCTGCTTAGCCGTTACGAGCGCTTAGCCAACGGTGGGAAAATGAGCATTGCAGTGCTGGCTATCGGTAGTGTGATATTTTCTTTTTTAAGTGTCGCCTTTCTTTATGTGGTGTCATTACCTTTTATGCAGGTGGCTTTAGCCCATCTTCATTCAGTGTTGGAGTTGTTGGTTACTGCTGTATTTGCCATTGCTATCGCTTATTTTGGTTGGCGTGGTCGTTGGTTAAATTGCACCCTTGAATGTGGCGTATTTGCGTGTGTGTGCATTCAATTTATTTTGTACTTTTGGCCGGTGTCAGAAGACTTAGGTGTTAACAGCTTTGCTGTGTTTTCCTTGTCGTTAATTAAGCTAAGCAGTTACCTGGTGGTAGCTGTTGCTAGCTACTTGGAGTTAAGAGCGCCTGCGCCAGTAACCACCATAGAGCGAGAGCGACGCCGCGAAGACCGGCTGATTCGCTTAATGGAGCGGGCTAGGGGGAAGCAGTACTCGTGGTTTAAACGCAGTAAAAGCTCGATCAGTACTTACGTTACCTTGCTCAGCGGTTGCTTGGTGGTAGCCGGGGTTACGGTAACTTACCTTATTTTTTATTTTTCTTTTGTTGCCAGTTTAGAGAGCGAGCGAGAACAGCAACTAAGTTTACGAAATGCAATTCAAGTGGAGCGCCTAGATCGAGAAATATCACATGCTTATGAAGAGCTCAGCCATCTAGCGGAGCAATCTTTACTTGATGGGTTTATTCAGCAGCAATTTGTAGACGAACGCTTCATCAATGTTGAACCCGATTTTTGGCATTCGCGCTTAAGTAGCGATATTCGCCAGTTACTTAAACGGGAAAAAGCTTTACTGGCTGCCCATCTTATTGTGGTTAGCCAAGGCCAACAATTTGAATATCTCTCAGTAGGCAAACGAATTGGTCAAACGCTGCCTAAGGCATTGCTATTAGACGCAGAAAAGTTGCCAGACAGGGTGCATGCTCAAACAATTAGACAAAATAGCCAAGGTGTATGGTACTTGGCAACCAGTGTGCAACATAGCGATGGCAGCGTTGCCGCTATATGGCTTTTTGAGTATCGCCTTGATGATTTATTTAAAGTATCGCAGCAGGCGTCATCAAATCGTTCTAGTCAACATGCTGAAACCACCATTGGACCTTTGTTAGTATTCGATATTAATGGAGAGAGGTTATGGCGCAGTGAGCATGGTAGGGGGCAGTCTACGAGCTTTCAAGCCTCAGAATATCAGCGCATCCAGCAGCTAATTAATTCTCCCGTTAAAGATTTACCAGAACAAGTGGTTAAGTTTGGCTCTTACATACTAAGTATTCAGCGCCTGCCTTATTTGCCGTCGAACGATCAAGAGTATTTGGATTTAGTGCAAATAACTGATTACGAGGAAACTATCGCAGCCTCACAAATGGCGGCTAAGCAAGCTTTGTTAGCGGCAGCTGTAGTCATCGGCTTAATGGTGCTAGTAGGTTGGTTTTTTGCTCACACTATAGTTGCGCCATTGCGCTACATAACCAACGCAACGTTGTTGTTTGGTGAGCGCAATATACAGGTGACCTTGCCAGATAAATCTAATGATGAAGTGGGCGTATTAGCCCGAGCCATAGGCCAAATGACGGCAAAAGTAGATGCGCGTACTGAACAGCTCAATGATGAGATTGCCGAACACCAGCGTAGCCAGCAGCAGTTAAGCATTGCTAGGCGAGATGCAGAAACAGCTTCGCAAGCAAAAAGCGACTTTTTGGCAATGATGAGTCACGAGATCCGTACCCCGCTAAACGGTATTTTAGGAATGACTCAGTTACTTAGTGCTTCCTCGTTGTCTGAAGAGCAAATTGAGCACGTAAATACTATTCGCCTTTCTGGCAAAGCTTTATTGGTGATTGTTAATGACGTATTGGATTTCTCTAAGGTAGAAGCCGGTAAAATGGAGTTACGCTTGGATGCATTTAGCTTGCATTTAACCTTGCTTGAGGTGGTTAAGTTATTCTCTCCTCAAGCTAAAGCCAAGCATTTGAGTTTGCATCTCGATTACCCAGAACATTTACCTAAGGTGTTCATTGGTGATCAGGGCAGGGTGCAGCAAATATTCATTAACCTCGTCAATAATGCGATTAAGTTTACCGAGGTGGGCACGGTGAATTTAAGTGTTGAATACAGTCAACAGCCAGGTGCCGAGGAAACTGTGTTAGTAAGAGTAACCGACAGCGGCATTGGTATTGCCGATGAGTCTATCAACAATTTATTCATGCCTTTTGCTCAGGCCGACAGTTCAACAACCCGTCGTTATGGCGGCACTGGCTTAGGGTTGGCCATCTGTCAGCGCATTGTTTCCTTAATGGATGGTGATATATCGGTGACATCGGGTTTAGGGGTTGGCTCAGAATTTAGGGTTAGCTTACCTTTGCAAAGTGTAGAAGATGATGTGTTGAGCGTAAGTGTTACCGATAGTCGTGAACAGGCTGTATTAAGCAAGTTGTCTGGCCACGTATTGTTGGTTGAAGACACCGTGGTTAATCAACGTGTTGCCAGCCATATGTTAGACAGCTTTGGTCTTAAAGTGATGATCGCTCGTGATGGCCATGAAGCCATAGATCTGTTTAAGCGTTGGGGTTCAAAACTTTCTCTCATTTTAATGGATTGCTTGATGCCTGACATGGATGGTTATGAAGCCACTATGGTTATTCGGGAGCTTGAAAACCTCGCTCAGCGTATTCCTATTATTGCGTTAACAGCAAGCGTTAGCTTAGAAGCAAAACAGGCTTGTTTTGATGCTGGAATGGATGACTATGTGACTAAACCATTTGACCGAGTGGGCTTATATGTTTGCCTGCGTAAATGGTTGAATACAAAAAATGCTAGTGTTGAGCAAACACAGCTAACAAGTAGTGATGAGCTTTCTAACGTTCAATATCAACGGATTTCAACAACTGAGCTTACTAAGCTGCAAGAAAGTATGGGGGATGAGTTTGATGCCTTATTGCAGGAATATCAAAAGGGCGCAGAGGCGATGATTGAAGAGCTATTGCAAGCTTTAAAGGTTAAGCGTTACCAAGATGCAGTACGCTTAGCGCATGGCCTTAAATCTAGTAGTAGTTATTTCGGTGCCAGCAGTTTACAAGCTCAGTGTTTAGCGCTTGAAGAAGGCTTGAAAAAACAACCGATTTTGGATGAGCATATAGCACTTGCTGCTGGCTTATTTGAAACTCTTAGTGAAACTATGCTGGAAATCGAACAGCATATCCGCTTATATTCTAAATAG
- a CDS encoding HAMP domain-containing methyl-accepting chemotaxis protein, which produces MSISNKLLSAFGFVAILMFCSAVIVFIQLDKIAQKERQIVEVSVPVVAQSKEIERHLQQSLSALRAYLIHGADKQRAEHFQNLFEQSWLNIDLAVEQIQLLSDIAVPEQTLTSFLALKELQQQIIKISNSEDNLPAHALLLFDIAPLAEEAMNQVSSAVTEEISQPGLYSPKKRVRLLADMSEARNELANALTSLRSFIITGDKYEQEKYQEYFARHKQRVADVEAANNLFTEEQARLWQQFVELVDIFVPLVDEMFVIRAAPDWNIANHRMANEVIPLVADIELQLNDWNMQQQNVLVSHQQDLERLGEQVVLVVFAGAAIAALLGGLVVLWLTRQIKSNLALVNQRAMQIANGNLSQPALKVSAKDEVGQLTGSINAMAEQLKGLITEVNQTAADVSQSSVKVFDKSSGIGSALDEQRSKVDSAATAIEEMSVAAREIAQNTSQAADHARDCGDVASEGGQVVTDTISIMQKIEGSVSDSNQHIAKLNLAGEEVEKITDVIAGIAEQTNLLALNAAIEAARAGEQGRGFAVVADEVRSLASRTSQSTEEIARIINQIRSLTEAANQSMSKSTELVSSGRNVVNKAGDALHQVIDTTQGVTEMVTAIAAATEEQSAVASDVAATLETIALIAQDSVSEAQSSVHDAKSLEEKSNQLKQQIQRFVL; this is translated from the coding sequence GTGTCTATCTCGAATAAGCTGTTATCGGCTTTTGGTTTCGTTGCTATTTTGATGTTTTGTTCCGCCGTTATCGTGTTTATTCAACTAGATAAAATTGCTCAAAAAGAGCGGCAAATAGTTGAAGTTAGTGTTCCTGTAGTTGCCCAAAGCAAAGAAATTGAGCGACACCTTCAGCAATCGCTAAGTGCTCTTCGAGCTTACCTCATTCATGGCGCCGACAAACAACGTGCGGAGCATTTTCAAAACCTATTTGAACAGTCTTGGCTCAACATTGACTTGGCCGTAGAGCAAATTCAATTGTTAAGCGATATAGCGGTTCCAGAGCAAACCTTAACTAGTTTTTTAGCCTTGAAAGAACTGCAGCAACAAATTATCAAAATTTCCAATAGCGAAGATAACCTACCTGCACACGCTTTATTGCTGTTTGATATTGCCCCCTTAGCTGAAGAAGCGATGAACCAGGTTTCTAGCGCTGTCACCGAAGAAATTTCTCAACCCGGCTTATATAGCCCCAAAAAACGGGTACGTTTGTTAGCAGATATGAGCGAAGCGCGTAATGAACTGGCCAATGCACTTACTAGCTTGCGTAGTTTTATTATTACTGGCGATAAATATGAACAAGAGAAATATCAAGAGTATTTTGCCAGGCATAAACAGCGGGTAGCCGATGTAGAGGCCGCAAATAATTTATTTACCGAAGAACAAGCTCGGTTGTGGCAACAGTTTGTCGAGTTAGTTGATATTTTTGTTCCCTTAGTCGATGAAATGTTTGTGATACGAGCTGCACCTGACTGGAATATTGCCAACCACCGTATGGCCAATGAAGTTATTCCCTTAGTGGCTGATATTGAACTGCAACTTAATGACTGGAATATGCAGCAGCAAAATGTGTTAGTGAGCCACCAACAGGACCTAGAGCGTCTAGGCGAGCAAGTTGTGCTGGTGGTATTTGCTGGTGCTGCTATTGCCGCTTTATTAGGTGGCTTGGTGGTGCTTTGGTTAACTCGTCAAATTAAATCCAACCTGGCTCTAGTTAATCAGCGAGCAATGCAAATAGCTAACGGAAACCTTTCGCAACCGGCGTTAAAGGTTAGCGCTAAAGACGAGGTAGGGCAGCTTACTGGCTCCATTAATGCGATGGCAGAACAGCTAAAAGGATTAATAACAGAGGTTAATCAAACTGCTGCAGATGTGAGTCAAAGCAGTGTGAAGGTCTTTGATAAGAGCTCGGGCATTGGCAGCGCTCTAGATGAACAGCGTTCGAAAGTTGACTCAGCTGCTACTGCTATTGAAGAGATGTCTGTAGCAGCCAGAGAAATAGCGCAAAACACTTCTCAAGCTGCTGACCATGCAAGAGATTGCGGAGATGTAGCAAGCGAAGGTGGGCAAGTGGTGACAGATACCATTTCCATTATGCAAAAAATCGAAGGTTCTGTAAGTGATAGTAATCAGCACATCGCTAAGTTAAACCTGGCGGGTGAAGAGGTAGAAAAGATTACCGATGTAATCGCTGGTATCGCTGAACAAACCAACTTGTTAGCGCTAAATGCAGCTATTGAAGCAGCTCGTGCTGGCGAGCAAGGGCGTGGTTTTGCTGTAGTTGCTGATGAGGTGCGTAGCTTGGCTAGCCGAACTAGCCAATCCACAGAAGAGATTGCTCGAATTATCAACCAAATTCGTAGCCTAACTGAAGCGGCTAATCAGAGTATGTCAAAAAGTACCGAACTGGTTTCTAGCGGCCGCAATGTGGTTAATAAGGCAGGAGATGCGTTGCATCAAGTGATCGACACTACTCAAGGTGTTACCGAAATGGTTACCGCGATTGCAGCAGCCACCGAGGAACAATCTGCAGTGGCCTCCGATGTGGCGGCAACACTGGAAACAATTGCCCTCATTGCTCAAGATTCAGTGAGTGAAGCGCAATCTAGTGTACATGATGCAAAGTCGTTAGAAGAAAAATCCAATCAACTCAAGCAACAAATTCAACGCTTTGTATTGTAG
- the gmhB gene encoding D-glycero-beta-D-manno-heptose 1,7-bisphosphate 7-phosphatase, which yields MKQAAVFLDRDGVINHDRAYVSQVDDFEFIDGAIEAMQKLKEAGWLLVVVTNQAGIARGYFSEEQFLSLTEWMDWSLADRGVDLDGIYYCPHHSEYGDENYRQDCNCRKPKPGMLLEAAAELDIDLEKSWLVGDKASDILAAQNAGVPNRLLVSGQYDVSEQDKALATATISSLAEAAKYILKG from the coding sequence ATGAAACAAGCTGCAGTGTTTTTGGACCGAGATGGAGTTATCAACCACGATCGGGCCTATGTATCCCAAGTTGATGACTTTGAGTTTATCGACGGCGCTATTGAGGCGATGCAAAAACTCAAAGAAGCTGGTTGGTTGCTTGTGGTTGTAACTAATCAAGCGGGTATTGCGCGTGGCTACTTTAGTGAAGAGCAGTTCTTGAGCCTAACCGAATGGATGGACTGGTCGCTTGCTGATCGCGGCGTCGACTTAGATGGTATCTACTACTGTCCTCATCATAGCGAATACGGTGATGAAAATTACCGCCAAGATTGTAACTGTCGCAAACCTAAACCAGGTATGTTGCTAGAAGCCGCAGCAGAACTAGATATTGATCTAGAAAAGTCTTGGTTAGTCGGGGATAAAGCTTCAGATATCTTGGCCGCCCAAAATGCCGGAGTGCCAAATAGGTTGTTGGTAAGTGGTCAGTACGATGTGAGCGAACAAGATAAAGCCTTAGCGACTGCTACGATTTCGTCTCTAGCTGAAGCGGCCAAGTATATCCTAAAGGGCTAG